A part of Melittangium boletus DSM 14713 genomic DNA contains:
- a CDS encoding FAD-dependent monooxygenase gives MTKTQHAVVIVGGGPTGMMLAAELALAKVDAAIVERRETQDLDGPRSRGLHARTIEVLDQRGVVDRFLSRGQVAQVAGFAWIPLSISDFPSRHPYGLGLPQKEFELILAGWVNELGVRIYRGREVTGFAQDDSGVDVTLADGPSLRAEYLVGCDGGRSVIRKAAGIEFAGWDPTLSCLIAEVQMTQEPKWGMRRDGIGVHAFSQLEGRVGVMVTEPRIGPRGEPTLRELSDALVAVYGTDYGIHSPHWISRFTDLTRQAAAYRDRRVLLAGDSAHVHFPVGGQGLNLGVQDAVNLGWKLAQVVKRTSPDSLLDSYQLERHPVAARVLHNTMASIALLRSDDRLEALRDTVAELLRMDEPRRRIAGMMSGLDIRYELGEGHPLLGRRMPDLDLVTAHGPRRVFTLLHEARLVLLNLGERGSFDLSPWANRVSVVDAQYGGPWELPVLGAVTAPAAVLIRPDGYVAWVGDRTQLGLTDVLTKWFGPPSSA, from the coding sequence ATGACCAAGACCCAGCATGCGGTGGTGATCGTCGGAGGTGGACCGACGGGCATGATGTTGGCGGCCGAGCTTGCGTTGGCGAAGGTCGACGCCGCGATCGTCGAGCGGCGCGAGACCCAGGACCTCGACGGCCCGCGCTCACGCGGCCTGCACGCACGCACCATCGAGGTTCTCGATCAGCGTGGAGTCGTGGATCGGTTCCTCTCGCGGGGGCAGGTGGCGCAGGTCGCCGGGTTCGCGTGGATCCCGCTGAGCATCAGCGACTTTCCCAGCCGGCATCCCTATGGGCTCGGCCTCCCGCAGAAGGAGTTCGAGCTCATCCTGGCTGGCTGGGTCAACGAGCTGGGAGTGCGTATCTACCGCGGACGTGAAGTGACCGGGTTCGCACAGGACGACAGCGGCGTCGACGTCACGCTCGCTGACGGCCCGTCGCTCCGGGCCGAATATCTCGTCGGATGCGACGGCGGACGCAGCGTGATCCGGAAAGCGGCCGGCATCGAGTTCGCCGGATGGGATCCGACCCTGAGCTGCCTGATCGCCGAGGTCCAGATGACCCAGGAGCCGAAATGGGGGATGCGCCGCGACGGCATCGGCGTCCATGCCTTCTCCCAGTTGGAGGGGCGGGTGGGGGTGATGGTGACCGAGCCGCGGATCGGCCCGCGCGGCGAGCCGACGCTCCGCGAGCTCAGCGACGCGCTCGTCGCCGTCTACGGGACGGACTACGGGATCCACAGCCCCCATTGGATCTCCCGGTTCACCGACCTCACGCGGCAGGCCGCGGCCTACCGCGACCGACGCGTTCTGCTGGCCGGTGACTCCGCGCACGTGCACTTCCCGGTGGGCGGGCAGGGCCTCAACCTCGGCGTGCAGGACGCGGTCAACCTGGGATGGAAGCTGGCCCAGGTGGTCAAGCGAACGTCGCCGGACAGTCTCCTCGATTCGTACCAGCTCGAGCGCCACCCGGTCGCGGCGCGCGTGCTGCACAACACGATGGCGTCCATCGCGCTTCTTCGCTCAGACGATCGCCTCGAGGCGCTGCGAGACACCGTCGCCGAGCTGCTCCGGATGGACGAGCCCCGCAGACGAATCGCCGGAATGATGTCGGGTCTGGATATCCGCTACGAACTCGGCGAGGGACACCCGCTCCTCGGACGCCGCATGCCCGATCTCGACCTCGTCACCGCCCACGGGCCACGGCGCGTCTTCACGCTGCTGCACGAGGCCCGGCTGGTCCTGCTCAACCTCGGTGAGCGCGGCAGCTTCGACCTCAGTCCCTGGGCAAATCGCGTGAGCGTCGTCGACGCGCAATACGGTGGCCCCTGGGAACTTCCTGTCCTCGGGGCGGTCACCGCGCCCGCCGCCGTGTTGATTCGGCCCGACGGCTACGTGGCGTGGGTCGGAGACCGAACGCAGCTCGGGCTCACGGACGTGCTCACCAAATGGTTCGGACCACCCTCTTCGGCATAG
- a CDS encoding glycosyltransferase, which produces MRILFTTLLGSGHFHPLVPVARALQQAGHEVALATSEQLRKQVESQGFRFFRAGGERPQLPQGAMAQVMENMMRMSHETRREHMANMFAGHFARKMVSDVMALASDWRPDLLVRDSMELGGAIAAERLGIPHASVQVGAMLPQDYSFPLMVERLDEVRATVGLPPEPQPHSLYHYLHLSFVPPHYLGGSMPPTAHYFQPAIFDQSGDEHLPEWASRLGQNGRPVVYVTLGTVFNKVVAVLRTLVEGVREEPVDVVVTVGRDVDPAELGPQPAHVHVERYIPQSLLFPQVDLAILHGGYNSTTAALEYGLPLVLVPIAADQPMNAARCEELGMARVVEPLSMTPESVREAVRDVLKTPSYRENARRFQREARTLPGLPRAVELLEKLAREKAPQFRT; this is translated from the coding sequence AGCAGGACACGAGGTCGCCCTCGCCACCTCGGAGCAACTGCGGAAGCAGGTGGAGTCCCAGGGCTTCCGCTTCTTCCGCGCCGGAGGCGAGAGGCCACAGTTGCCACAGGGCGCGATGGCGCAAGTGATGGAGAACATGATGCGCATGTCTCACGAGACTCGCCGCGAGCACATGGCCAACATGTTCGCCGGACACTTCGCGCGAAAGATGGTGTCGGACGTGATGGCGCTCGCGTCTGACTGGCGCCCGGACCTGCTCGTGCGCGACTCGATGGAGCTCGGCGGGGCCATCGCCGCCGAGCGCCTCGGCATCCCGCATGCGTCCGTCCAGGTGGGCGCCATGCTGCCCCAGGATTACTCCTTCCCGTTGATGGTGGAGCGGCTCGACGAGGTGCGTGCCACGGTGGGCCTGCCGCCGGAGCCCCAGCCGCACTCGCTCTACCACTACCTGCATCTGAGCTTCGTCCCGCCGCATTACCTCGGGGGCTCGATGCCTCCGACGGCGCACTACTTCCAGCCGGCCATCTTCGATCAGTCCGGCGACGAGCACCTGCCCGAGTGGGCCTCTCGGCTGGGCCAGAATGGGCGGCCGGTGGTGTACGTGACGCTGGGCACGGTCTTCAACAAGGTGGTCGCTGTGCTGCGCACCCTCGTGGAGGGCGTGCGCGAGGAGCCGGTGGACGTGGTGGTGACGGTGGGGCGGGACGTGGACCCGGCGGAGCTCGGTCCGCAGCCAGCACATGTCCACGTGGAGCGCTACATCCCCCAATCGCTGCTCTTCCCCCAGGTGGACCTCGCGATTCTGCACGGCGGTTACAACAGCACCACGGCCGCGCTCGAGTACGGGTTGCCGCTGGTTCTGGTGCCCATCGCCGCGGACCAACCGATGAACGCCGCGCGCTGCGAGGAATTGGGTATGGCGCGCGTGGTGGAGCCGCTCTCGATGACGCCCGAGAGCGTCCGCGAGGCGGTGCGCGACGTGTTGAAGACGCCCTCGTACCGGGAAAACGCGCGGCGCTTCCAGCGCGAGGCTCGGACGTTGCCGGGACTGCCACGCGCGGTGGAATTGCTGGAGAAGCTCGCGAGGGAGAAAGCGCCGCAGTTCCGGACGTGA